In the genome of Flavobacteriales bacterium, the window GAGAATTACTTTCTTTCTACGATTACGACGGAGATAATATTCCTGTGATTCAGGGTTCTGCACTTGCAGGATTGGAGGGAACTGAAGGTGGTATTGCAAGTGTTATGGAATTAATGGATGCAGTTGATAATCATATTCCACTTCCAATAAGAGAAGTTGATAAGGATTTCTTAATGCCAGTTGAAGATGTATTCTCTATTACAGGTAGAGGTACTGTTGCAACAGGAAGAATTGAATCTGGAGTTATTAATTCAGGTGAAGCTGTGGATATCTTAGGATTTGGTGCTGAGAAATTGACAAGTACTGTTACAGGTGTTGAGATGTTCAGGAAAATTCTTGATAGAGGTGAAGCTGGCGATAACGTTGGTCTTTTATTAAGAGGTATTGAAAAAGAGCATATCAAAAGAGGTATGGTAATCGTTAAACCTGGTACTGTTAAAACACATACTGAGTTTAAAGCAGAAGCTTATATCTTGAAAAAAGAAGAAGGTGGACGTCATACACCATTTCATAACAAATACCGACCTCAATTTTACTTAAGAACGACAGATGTTACTGGTGAGATCTTCTTAGAAGAAGGAAGAGAAATGGTAATGCCTGGAGATAACTTAACTATCATAGTTAAATTAATTGCTCCTGTTGCATTAAGCAAAGGATTAAGATTTGCAATTAGAGAAGGTGGACGAACTGTTGGAGCAGGTCAAGTAACTGAGATCATAAAATAATAACAACTAGTACTTTGCTTAAGTGATTTTTCACTTAAGTACTGTACGGGTGTGGCTCAATTGGTAGAGTAGTGGTCTCCAAAACCATTGGTTGCAGGTTCGAGTCCTGCCACCCGTGCAAAAGAACAAATAACGATGGGACTGAATACCTATTTTAAAGCGACATGGGACGAGTTAGTCAACAAAGTGTCATGGCCAACATGGCAAGAATTGCAGAGTAGCGCAATTGTGGTTATGGTTGCATCGTTGATTATTGCATTGATCATTGGAATGATGGATAAATCTTTTAGCACTATCATGCAGATGTTTTACGACATGATGAGCTAATTACTTACGATTATTAATGACTGAAGAAGTTAAAATAGAAACCTCAAATAAAAAATGGTACGTAGTGCGTGCTATTAGTGGGAAGGAAAAGAAAGTTAAAGCTTATATAGAGCTTGAGATTTCTCGTCTGAAGATGACTAAATATGTTGGTCAGATTCTTATTCCTACAGAAAAGGTCTATCAGATAAGGAAAGGAAAGAAAGTTAGCAAGGAGCGAAATTTTTTCCCTGGTTATATTCTTATTGAAGCGGAATTGGTTGGAGAGATTGTTTTTGCAATTAAAAATGTAACCAATGTTATTGGATTTTTGGGAACTAAAGCTGGAGACCCAGTTCCATTAAGACAAACTGAGGTTAATAGAATATTAGGAAAGGTTGATGAAATGGCTGAAACTGCTGAAATAATGAATATTCCATTCATTGTTGGTGAGTCAGTTAAAGTCATCGACGGTCCGTTTAGTAGCTTCTCGGGTACGATTGAAGAAATTAATGAGGAGAAGAAGAAACTTAAAGTGATGGTTAAGATTTTCGGTAGAAAAACACCATTGGAGTTAAGCTATATGCAGGTTGAAAAAGAAATGTAATCAAAAGATAAAATGGCAAAGGTAGTATCAGCGTTAATTAAATTGCAAATTAAAGGAGGAAGTGCAAACCCTTCACCACCAGTAGGACCTGCTCTTGGAGCAAAAGGTGTGAATATCATGGATTTTTGCAAGCAATTTAATGCAAGAACAGAAGATAAGAGAGGTAAGATTGTACCTGCAGTTATTACGGTATATGCAGATAAATCGTTTGATTTTGTAATCAAAACTCCTCCTGCAGCAATAGAATTGAAAGAGGCTCTTAAGTTAAAGTCTGGATCTTCAGAACCTAATAGAATTAAAGTTGGGTCTGTTACTTGGGATCAGATTAGAACTATTGCTGAAATGAAAATGACAGATTTGAATGCTTTTAAAATAGAGTCGGCAATGAAGATGGTTGCAGGTACAGCTCGTAGTATGGGGATCAACGTAAAAGGTGCTAAACCGTTTTAAGAATAGATAGAATTAATTCTGATGGCTAGATTAACAAAAAAGAAAAAAGAGGCGCAAGGTAAATACGATGCTGAAAAGCAATATTCGTTACTTGAGGCTGCTGGAATAGTAAAGGATATTACTAATACAAACTTTGATTCAAGCATTGAAATAAGTGTTCGGTTAAATGTAAATCCAACAAAGGCAAATGAAATGGTAAGAGGTAATGTTGCTCTTCCTCATGGTCTTGGTAAGGAAGTTACAGTTTTAGTATTATGTACTCCAGACAAGGAAGAGGAAGCTAAAGCAGCTGGTGCTGATTTTGTTGGGTTGGATGATTATATTGAGAAGATCAGAGGTGGTTGGACAGATATTGATTCAATTATTACTATGCCTAGCATAATGGGTAAAATTGGCGCATTAGGAAAAGTTTTAGGACCACGTGGATTAATGCCTAACCCTAAAACAGGTACAGTTACAATGGAAGTTGGGAAGGCTGTTACTGCAATTAAAGCGGGTAAGATTGATTTTAAAGTAGATAAAACTGGGATTATTCATTCTGCTGTTGGAAAGGCTTCTTTTGATAAAGAAAAAATTTCTGAGAATGCAAATGAGCTTATTCAAACTATTATTAAGTTGAAGCCTGCATCTACAAAGGGTATTTACATTAAAAGTTTATCAATGTGTAGTACGATGAGTACTTCTGTCTCGGTTGACACGAAAACATTGTAATATAATATAGAAGATTGTTATCATGACAAGAGCGGAAAAAGATCAGTTAATAGGAAGCTTAACTACAGAGCTAGCAAATAGCGCCAATTTATATATTACCGATATATCCGGAATGGATATGGTAGGCACAAGTAAGTTGCGTAAAATGTGCTTCGACAAGAATGTGACTTTATCGGTTACGAAAAACACATTGTTGAAAAGAGCAATGGAGAATTCGGAAACAGATTACTCCGAGTTATACGATGTGTTAAAAGGAAACACAGCTATTATGTTTTCTGAAAGTGCAAGTGAGCCAGCTAAACTAATAGAGAAGTTTAGAAAGAAAAAGGATAGGCCTTATGTTAAAGCTGCTTTCATTGAAGAGACAGTATACATTGGTGATGAGAATTTGAAAATGTTAAGTAACATCAAGTCTAAAAACGAAATGATTGGGGAAGTGATTGGAATACTTCAATCTCCAGCTAAAAATGTTATTTCTGCTCTTCAATCAGGAGGACAGACATTATCGGGAATTGTTAAAACCTTAGGGGAGAGACAAGAATAATTTTATATACAACAACAATTAAATTTAATACAATGGCAGATTTAAAATCATTTGCAGATCAACTAGTAAGTTTATCAGTAAAAGAAGTCAATGAGTTGGCTGGAATCTTGAAAGATGAGCACGGTATCGAACCAGCGGCAGCAGCAGTTGCAGTAGCAGGTCCTGGAGCAGGAGCAGCTGAAGAAGCAGGTGAGGAACAAACTGAATTCGATGTAGTTTTAACTGAAGCAGGTGGTTCAAAATTAGCAGTAGTAAAATTAGTTAAAGAACTAACTGGTTTAGGTCTTAAAGAGGCAAAAGAAATGGTAGACGGAGCACCGAAAGCTATTAAAGAAGCAGTGTCTAAGGACGAAGCTGAGTCTCTTAAAGCAAAATTAGAAGAAGCTGGAGCTTCAGTTGAATTAAAATAATCAACTGATTCCAGTGCTAACCTGGCTTAGTCAGGTTAGTGTTTTCTTGTTTCGCAATTGAGATTTTTTCAGAGTTATATTTCTTAACTAATTATATTATTACATGGCTACAGAAAAGAGGATTAATTTTTCGAGAACGAAAAATAAGTTAGAGTACCCTGACTTTCTTGATGTGCAAATCCAGTCGTATACGGACTTTTTTCAGATTAACACTGCACCTGAAAAGAGAAACAACGAAGGTCTCTATAAAGTTTTCGCTGAAAACTTCCCTATAACTGATTCACGGAATCAGTTTGTATTGGAGTTTTTGGGATATTCTATAGATCCACCTAGATATTCTTTAGAGGAATGTTGTGAGCGTGGTTTATCTTATAGCTTGCCGTTAAAGGCAAAGCTTAAGCTGTATTGTACTGATCCTGAACATGAGGATTTCGAAACAATTGTGCAAGATGTATATTTGGGAACTATCCCTTATATGACTCCTAAAGGTTCGTTTATAATAAACGGAGCAGAAAGAGTTATCGTTTCGCAATTGCATAGATCGCCTGGTGTTTTCTTTGGTCAAAATTTTCATGCAAATGGTACAAAACTGTACTCTGCAAGGGTAATTCCTTTTAGAGGATCTTGGATTGAGTTTACGACGGATATTAATCACGTAATGTATGCGTATATCGATCGTAAGAAAAAGTTACCTGTTACTACTTTGCTTAGGGCAATTGGTTATGAGAGTGACAAAGAGATCCTTCAGATCTTTGACTTGGCTGATGAAATGAAAGTTAGCAAAGCCGCTCTTAAGAAAGTTATCGGTAGAAAACTTGCTGCAAGAGTATTAAAAACTTGGATCGAGGATTTTGTTGATGAGGATACTGGTGAGGTTGTTTCTATCGAAAGAAATGAAATGATAATCGATAGAGAGACTGTTATTGAAAAAGAGCATATCGAACTTATTCTTGAATCTGAAACTAAATCAATCATCCTACACAAGGAGAATGTAAATACTGCTGACTATGCAATTATTTACAATACTTTACAAAAGGATGCTACGAATTCTGGTAAAGAAGCTGTAGAATATATCTATCGTCAGTTAAGAAATACTGAGCCTCCAGATGAGGAAACTGCAAGAGGTGTAATTGATAAATTATTCTTCTCTGATAAACGGTATGATTTAGGTGAAGTTGGTCGATACAGAATTAATAAGAAATTAAACTTAGATACACCTGTAGATACAAAGACTTTAACTAGAGAAGATATTATTTGCATAATAACTTATTTGATCGAGTTGGTTAACTCAAAAGCAGATGTTGATGATATTGATCATTTAAGTAATAGAAGAGTAAGAACTGTTGGTGAGCAACTGTTCACTCAATTCGGTGTTGGGCTTTCAAGAATGGCTAGAACTATTCGTGAAAGAATGAATGTTCGAGATAATGAGGTTTTTACTCCTATCGATTTGATTAATGCAAAGACTCTGTCCTCTGTTATTAATTCATTCTTTGGAACTAACCAGTTGTCACAGTTTATGGATCAAACGAATCCATTAGCTGAGATTACGCACAAAAGAAGACTTTCTGCACTTGGACCAGGTGGTTTATCAAGAGAAAGAGCTGGTTTTGAGGTAAGGGATGTTCATTATACGCATTATGGTAGACTTTGTACTATTGAAACTCCAGAGGGACCAAACATTGGTTTGATATCTTCTCTTTGCGTATACGCGAAAATTAATAAGCTTGGATTCATTGAAACACCTTACCGAAGTGTTACTGATGGTAAAGTGGATTTCGTTACAGTTCCTAAGTATTTAAGTGCGGAGGAAGAGGATTCTCATACAATCGCTCAAGCGAATGCTCCTATTGATGATGCTGGAAAGTTCATTAATAAGGAAGTTAAAGCAAGATTCGAGGGTGATTTTCCTGTTGTGCCACCGAAGGATGTCGATTTAATTGATGTTGCTCCTAATCAGATTACGTCTATTGCTGCATCTTTAATTCCATTCTTAGAGAATGATGATGCGAATAGAGCCCTGATGGGATCGAATATGCAACGTCAAGCTACACCATTATTAAATCCACAAGCTCCTGTAGTCGGAACTGGATTGGAAGCCAAAGTTGCTGAAGATTCTAGAGTTCTAATTAATGCAGAAGGCGAAGGTATTATCGAATATGTTGATGGAGATGAAATTCGAGTTAAATATAGTAGAAGCAAAGAAGATGAATTAATCAGCTTTGATGATACTGTAAAAAGCTATGGGTTAACAAAATTCAAGAAAACGAATCAAAGTACTTGTATTAACTTGAGGCCAATTGTTGTAGTAGGTGAGAAGGTAAGAAAAGGTCAGGTGTTATGTGAGGGTTATGCTACGGATAACGGTGAGTTAGCTTTAGGTCGTAACTTAAAAGTAGCTTTTATGCCTTGGAAAGGGTATAACTTTGAGGATGCAATTGTGATCTCTCAAAAGGTTGTTAAAGACGATATCTTTACCTCTATACACATAGATGAATATTCTATGGACGTAAGAGATACTAAACGTGGTTTAGAGGAACTTACTCCTGATATTCCTAATGTAAGTGAAGAAGCAACGAAGGATCTAGATGAAAATGGATTGATTCGTATCGGTGCTGAAGTTAAAGAAGGAGATATCTTAATTGGGAAAATAACCCCTAAAGGAGAAACGGATCCTTCTCCTGAAGAGAAACTATTGAGAGCAATTTTTGGAGATAAAGCAGGAGATGTTAAAGATGCCTCATTAAAAGTATCGCCGTCTGTTAACGGTATCGTAATTGGTAAGAAATTATTTACTAGAGCTCTTAAAGAGAGAAAGCATAAAACACAAGATAAATCTGTAATTGATGCAATCGAGTCTGATCATGATGCTGAGAATGCTAGGTTAAAGAACTTGTTAGTGGAGAGATTGTTTTCTATCGTGAATGGTAAGACTTCGCAAGGTGTAATTAATCACTTTAATGAAGAGATCATCAAGAAAGGAACAAAATACACACAAAAACTTCTTCAAAAAGTTGAGTATGCTGATATCGATTCAAGTAGATGGACTACAGACTCAGATAAAAATAACGTCATTAAAAAATTATTACATAACTACAATGTAAAGTTTAATGAAGAGTTAGGTGAATTCAGAAGAAAGAAGTTTGCTATAACGGTTGGTGATGAATTGCCCTCTGGTATTGTTAAAATGGCTAAAGTTTATATTGCTCAAAAAAGGAAACTTAAAGTGGGTGATAAAATGGCTGGACGTCATGGTAATAAAGGTATCGTTGCTAAAATAGTTAGAGAAGAGGATATGCCTTTCTTGGAAGATGGTACTGCTGTTGATATTGTACTTAATCCACTTGGTGTACCTTCTAGGATGAACTTAGGCCAGATTTATGAAACGGTTCTTGGTTGGGCTGGTGTGCAAACAGGTGTTAAGTTTGCAACTCCCATTTTTGATGGAGCATCTGTTGAGGAAATTGGCAAATATGTGAAAGATGCTGGATTACCAGAATATGGTATGACATATCTATATGATGGTGGTACAGGTGATAAATTTGATCAGCCTGCGACAGTTGGTGTGATCTATATGATTAAACTACATCACTTGATTGATGATAAAATGCATGCGAGATCAATTGGGCCATATTCACTCATTACACAACAACCTCTTGGTGGTAAAGCACAGTTTGGTGGTCAACGTTTTGGAGAGATGGAAGTTTGGGCAGTTGAAGCATTCGGTGCGGCAAATATTCTTCAAGAATTATTGACTATAAAATCAGATGATGTTAGTGGTAGAGCGAAAGCTTATGAAGCTATCGTTAAAGGAGAGGCAATGCCTACACCTGGAGTTCCTGAGTCCTTCAGTGTATTATTGCATGAACTTAGAGGATTAGGATTGAATATAGCATTAGAGTAAAAAAGAAGTAAATTATTAATTACTAATAATTGTTGATTAATGGCTTTTAAAAAGGAAAGTAAGATAAAGAACGATTTTAAAAAAATCGTTATCAGTTTAGCGTCACCAGAAATGATTTTAGAAAGATCTAGTGGTGAAGTGTTGAAACCAGAAACAATTAATTACAGAACTTATAAACCTGAAAGAGATGGTTTATTCTGTGAAAGAATTTTTGGTCCTGTTAAAGACTGGGAATGCCATTGTGGAAAGTACAAGAGAATTAGATATCGTGGAATTATTTGCGATAGATGTGGTGTTGAAGTGACGGAGAAAAAAGTACGTCGTGAGAGAATGGGACACATCTCTCTAGTTGTACCAGTTGCCCATATTTGGTATTTTAAATCGTTACCTAATAAAATTGGTTATTTATTAGGTCTTCCTACCAAAAGGTTGGACATGATTATCTATTATGAAAGATATGTAATCATTCAAGCTGCAGGTACGTTAAATAAAGAGGGTGAGCCTTATCAGTATTTGGATTTCATAACGGAGGAAGAATACCTTGATATTTTAGAAGCTAGACCTATTGAAAGTCAGTATCTAGATGATTCTGATCCAGAGAAATTTATTGCAAAAATGGGTGCGGAAGCATTGTTTGATTTGCTTTCTAGAATTGATTTGGATGATCTTTCTTTCCAATTAAGAGATAAGGCTTCCAAAGAAACTTCGCAACAAAGAAAGAATGAAGCGTTAAAAAGGCTTCAAGTTGTTGAAGCATTTAGAAATGCCAACACTAGGATTGTTAACAAGCCTGAGTGGATGATCATCAAGGTAGTACCTGTAATTCCACCTGAATTACGTCCATTGGTACCTCTAGATGGTGGTCGTTTTGCGACTTCTGATTTGAATGATTTATACAGAAGGGTAATCATTAGAAACAATCGACTAAAAAGATTGATTGAAATTAAAGCTCCTGAAGTAATCTTACGTAACGAAAAAAGAATGTTGCAGGAAGCTGTAGATTCATTACTTGATAATACACGTAAGGCAAGTGCTGTTAAAACTGAATCAAACAGAGCGCTTAAGTCATTAAGTGATAGTTTAAAGGGTAAGTCTGGTAGATTCCGTCAAAATTTATTAGGAAAGAGGGTAGATTATTCTGCAAGATCTGTAATTGTTGTAGGGCCAGATTTGAAGCTACATGAGTGTGGTCTTCCTAAAGACATGGCCGCTGAACTTTTCAAGCCGTTTGTCATTAGAAAACTTATTGAAAGGGGCATTGTGAAAACAGTGAAGTCTGCAAAGAAAATTGTAGATAAAAAGCATGCGGTAATTTGGGATATATTGGAAAATGTATTAACGGGG includes:
- a CDS encoding 50S ribosomal protein L10; amino-acid sequence: MTRAEKDQLIGSLTTELANSANLYITDISGMDMVGTSKLRKMCFDKNVTLSVTKNTLLKRAMENSETDYSELYDVLKGNTAIMFSESASEPAKLIEKFRKKKDRPYVKAAFIEETVYIGDENLKMLSNIKSKNEMIGEVIGILQSPAKNVISALQSGGQTLSGIVKTLGERQE
- the secE gene encoding preprotein translocase subunit SecE; the encoded protein is MGLNTYFKATWDELVNKVSWPTWQELQSSAIVVMVASLIIALIIGMMDKSFSTIMQMFYDMMS
- the rpoB gene encoding DNA-directed RNA polymerase subunit beta; protein product: MATEKRINFSRTKNKLEYPDFLDVQIQSYTDFFQINTAPEKRNNEGLYKVFAENFPITDSRNQFVLEFLGYSIDPPRYSLEECCERGLSYSLPLKAKLKLYCTDPEHEDFETIVQDVYLGTIPYMTPKGSFIINGAERVIVSQLHRSPGVFFGQNFHANGTKLYSARVIPFRGSWIEFTTDINHVMYAYIDRKKKLPVTTLLRAIGYESDKEILQIFDLADEMKVSKAALKKVIGRKLAARVLKTWIEDFVDEDTGEVVSIERNEMIIDRETVIEKEHIELILESETKSIILHKENVNTADYAIIYNTLQKDATNSGKEAVEYIYRQLRNTEPPDEETARGVIDKLFFSDKRYDLGEVGRYRINKKLNLDTPVDTKTLTREDIICIITYLIELVNSKADVDDIDHLSNRRVRTVGEQLFTQFGVGLSRMARTIRERMNVRDNEVFTPIDLINAKTLSSVINSFFGTNQLSQFMDQTNPLAEITHKRRLSALGPGGLSRERAGFEVRDVHYTHYGRLCTIETPEGPNIGLISSLCVYAKINKLGFIETPYRSVTDGKVDFVTVPKYLSAEEEDSHTIAQANAPIDDAGKFINKEVKARFEGDFPVVPPKDVDLIDVAPNQITSIAASLIPFLENDDANRALMGSNMQRQATPLLNPQAPVVGTGLEAKVAEDSRVLINAEGEGIIEYVDGDEIRVKYSRSKEDELISFDDTVKSYGLTKFKKTNQSTCINLRPIVVVGEKVRKGQVLCEGYATDNGELALGRNLKVAFMPWKGYNFEDAIVISQKVVKDDIFTSIHIDEYSMDVRDTKRGLEELTPDIPNVSEEATKDLDENGLIRIGAEVKEGDILIGKITPKGETDPSPEEKLLRAIFGDKAGDVKDASLKVSPSVNGIVIGKKLFTRALKERKHKTQDKSVIDAIESDHDAENARLKNLLVERLFSIVNGKTSQGVINHFNEEIIKKGTKYTQKLLQKVEYADIDSSRWTTDSDKNNVIKKLLHNYNVKFNEELGEFRRKKFAITVGDELPSGIVKMAKVYIAQKRKLKVGDKMAGRHGNKGIVAKIVREEDMPFLEDGTAVDIVLNPLGVPSRMNLGQIYETVLGWAGVQTGVKFATPIFDGASVEEIGKYVKDAGLPEYGMTYLYDGGTGDKFDQPATVGVIYMIKLHHLIDDKMHARSIGPYSLITQQPLGGKAQFGGQRFGEMEVWAVEAFGAANILQELLTIKSDDVSGRAKAYEAIVKGEAMPTPGVPESFSVLLHELRGLGLNIALE
- the rplL gene encoding 50S ribosomal protein L7/L12, with amino-acid sequence MADLKSFADQLVSLSVKEVNELAGILKDEHGIEPAAAAVAVAGPGAGAAEEAGEEQTEFDVVLTEAGGSKLAVVKLVKELTGLGLKEAKEMVDGAPKAIKEAVSKDEAESLKAKLEEAGASVELK
- the tuf gene encoding elongation factor Tu, whose product is MAKENFDRSKPHLNIGTIGHVDHGKTTLTAAITSVLASMGLAEKKAFDSIDMAPEEKERGITINTAHVEYSTGARHYAHVDCPGHADYVKNMVTGAAQMDGAILVVAATDGPMPQTREHILLARQVGVPSLVVFMNKVDLVDDDELLELVEMEVRELLSFYDYDGDNIPVIQGSALAGLEGTEGGIASVMELMDAVDNHIPLPIREVDKDFLMPVEDVFSITGRGTVATGRIESGVINSGEAVDILGFGAEKLTSTVTGVEMFRKILDRGEAGDNVGLLLRGIEKEHIKRGMVIVKPGTVKTHTEFKAEAYILKKEEGGRHTPFHNKYRPQFYLRTTDVTGEIFLEEGREMVMPGDNLTIIVKLIAPVALSKGLRFAIREGGRTVGAGQVTEIIK
- the rplK gene encoding 50S ribosomal protein L11, translated to MAKVVSALIKLQIKGGSANPSPPVGPALGAKGVNIMDFCKQFNARTEDKRGKIVPAVITVYADKSFDFVIKTPPAAIELKEALKLKSGSSEPNRIKVGSVTWDQIRTIAEMKMTDLNAFKIESAMKMVAGTARSMGINVKGAKPF
- the nusG gene encoding transcription termination/antitermination factor NusG, which produces MTEEVKIETSNKKWYVVRAISGKEKKVKAYIELEISRLKMTKYVGQILIPTEKVYQIRKGKKVSKERNFFPGYILIEAELVGEIVFAIKNVTNVIGFLGTKAGDPVPLRQTEVNRILGKVDEMAETAEIMNIPFIVGESVKVIDGPFSSFSGTIEEINEEKKKLKVMVKIFGRKTPLELSYMQVEKEM
- a CDS encoding 50S ribosomal protein L1; this encodes MARLTKKKKEAQGKYDAEKQYSLLEAAGIVKDITNTNFDSSIEISVRLNVNPTKANEMVRGNVALPHGLGKEVTVLVLCTPDKEEEAKAAGADFVGLDDYIEKIRGGWTDIDSIITMPSIMGKIGALGKVLGPRGLMPNPKTGTVTMEVGKAVTAIKAGKIDFKVDKTGIIHSAVGKASFDKEKISENANELIQTIIKLKPASTKGIYIKSLSMCSTMSTSVSVDTKTL